The following are encoded together in the Trichomycterus rosablanca isolate fTriRos1 chromosome 19, fTriRos1.hap1, whole genome shotgun sequence genome:
- the sst7 gene encoding cortistatin codes for MQLLAGLVSLLLVLYSVRAAAVLPADERNPIHSREMSKERKELILKLVSSLLDGMDNNVLPGESLAMEAEEPMESRLEERAIYNRLAQLPQRDRKAPCKNFFWKTFTSC; via the exons GTGTCTCTGCTGTTGGTGCTGTACAGTGTGAGAGCGGCGGCTGTGCTTCCAGCAGATGAGAGGAACCCAATACATTCCAGA GAAATGAGCAAAGAACGCAAGGAGCTGATCCTTAAGCTAGTCAGTAGTCTTTTAGATGGCATGGACAACAATGTGCTGCCCGGAGAATCCCTCGCCATGGAGGCTGAAGAGCCCATGGAGTCTCGCCTGGAGGAACGAGCCATCTACAACCGACTAGCCCAGCTTCCTCAGAGGGACCGCAAAGCACCCTGTAAGAATTTCTTCTGGAAGACGTTCACATCGTGTTAA